Proteins from one Heptranchias perlo isolate sHepPer1 chromosome 42, sHepPer1.hap1, whole genome shotgun sequence genomic window:
- the LOC137306278 gene encoding urokinase plasminogen activator surface receptor-like, with product MNLLSGIFIICALPSTARALQCFRCSDQTGTCSADRDTCSSAQNHTCKTTLTFSNASGSTITLFTKSCGICFGLTSFQSDIGTVTTESNCCSFDLCNNTHLPAELNTTLNGLECFGCKNTSFDTCVSSQSIVKCVGIQDHCLHDVSALFLSEQTAVNKGCASETLCRFPKSSAFGIQTTSDSNCCQGNLCNNATGLKCHSCVGVPGNCRTQTIHCTSSNCRTLNYKQVNGNSSSDLLVRGCGNCTGTLSFSSGEFSVHVADRCCQSNKCNNQSIAEEANTTLNGLECYGCSPISINTCEDPMERVKCVGEQKWCLHTLATSNSKQNVTIKGCASESICKNPDVVKPFGIVPKQDFYCCKESWCNRGSASNYSPAVHQSLSLLTLPLITLILCLF from the exons ATGAATCTTCTCTCTGGCATTTTCATTATTTGTGCTTTGCCTTCTACAG CCCGGGCCTTGCAATGCTTCCGTTGTTCAGATCAAACTGGAACTTGTTCAGCGGATCGAGATACCTGCAGTTCAGCACAGAACCACACCTGTAAAACTACATTGACTTTCTCGAATGCCT CTGGTTCAACTATCACATTGTTTACCAAAAGCTGTGGAATTTGCTTTGGGCTGACTTCCTTCCAATCTGATATTGGGACGGTCACCACAGAATCCAATTGCTGCAGTTTTGATTTATGCAATAACACGCATCTTCCAG CGGAACTGAATACCACTCTGAACGGTCTAGAGTGCTTTGGGTGTAAGAACACGTCTTTCGATACCTGTGTCAGCAGTCAGAGTATCGTGAAATGTGTGGGGATTCAGGATCACTGCTTACACGATGTCAGCGCGTTGTTCCTTT CTGAACAAACAGCTGTCAATAAAGGTTGTGCATCTGAGACCCTTTGTCGATTCCCCAAATCGTCAGCTTTTGGAATACAAACCACTTCTGACTCCAACTGTTGCCAGGGCAACCTGTGCAACAACGCCACAG GACTGAAATGTCACAGCTGTGTCGGTGTGCCTGGAAACTGCCGAACCCAGACAATACACTGCACCTCTTCAAACTGCAGGACGCTCAACTACAAACAAGTAAATG GTAACTCATCCAGTGATTTGCTCGTAAGAGGATGCGGGAACTGCACTGGAACTCTGTCCTTTAGTAGCGGTGAATTCTCAGTGCACGTGGCTGACAGGTGCTGCCAATCTAACAAGTGCAACAACCAATCAATCGCAG AAGAAGCAAACACCACTTTGAACGGCCTCGAATGTTATGGGTGCTCACCGATTTCGATCAATACTTGTGAAGATCCCATGGAAAGGGTGAAATGTGTTGGTGAGCAGAAGTGGTGTCTCCACACCTTGGCCACAA GCAATTCCAAGCAGAATGTCACCATTAAAGGTTGTGCTTCTGAGAGTATCTGCAAAAACCCAGATGTGGTTAAGCCGTTCGGCATTGTCCCAAAGCAAGACTTCTACTGCTGCAAAGAGAGCTGGTGTAACCGTGGGTCAGCATCTAACTACAGCCCAGCTGTTCATCAATCTCTATCCCTTCTTACCCTGCCTTTAATTACTCTGATTCTGTGTCTCTTTTAA